Part of the Zingiber officinale cultivar Zhangliang chromosome 6A, Zo_v1.1, whole genome shotgun sequence genome, GGCAGTCCATCAGGTAGGCGAAGTCGGTGACGTGGGTGCCGCGCTCCGGGTACAGCTGCTCGAACGCGATCAGGTTCCGCAGGATGGTGTTCGACACGTTGTAGGCTCGGATCCGGGGGATCTCCAGCCGCCCGTTGGCGAAGGTGACGTCGAGGAAGCTGTCGGTGTCCAACTTCCTGACGATCTGCACACCGGCGTTCTTGAGCTCGCGGGCACAGGGGACCGTCGCCGGGGTAAGCGGCGTGAAGACAGAGTCGTAGTTGATCTTCTTATCCGACTTGCGCCCGAAAGACGACGCCAGCAGAGAGTAGGGCGCCGGGATGCTGCGGAAGCTTTCACTTCCCACCTTAATTAAATTAGCCTTGCCGTGGGAGCTTTTGTCTGAGCTAATGGCGTCGGGGGCTTCCTGTATGCAGGCGTGCAAGAGATGAAGGATGTGATGCGATCTCCTGAGCGCATCCGGCACTTCCATTTTGTCCGGCAGCTTCCTAGTTCTTCCCGGGAGGAAATCGCCGCCGAAAAAATTGAGCGCGAGCGGCTTCAGGGAGTACGCCGCTTTCTCAGGGTCTACGAAACTGAGAAAATCCCTGAGCAGAAACAGGGGAAGCTGGTTCTCCAGCAGCAGCATGTCGAGCCTCAGGTAGTACTCCGCCCAAGCCGAGCTAAAGATCGGGTCGTGTTCTTCATCGTCCATCTCTAGTCGTTCCTTTCCCTCCATCCTCTCCGTGAGACCGAGGAACAACTCCACCACGAAGCAGCCGTCGAGCAGCATCATGTCGACGAACTCGTCGGAGCTCATGGCGACGGTCTCCGAGTAGGCGCTGCGCGCGCGGCGTTCCACCGCCCTGACGTGGCTCCGGCAGTCCTCCAAGGTCTTCTTCGGCGTCGTCCGGGCGACGAACCTCCGGAGGTACTGCGGCTTGAGCTTGTCCATAGCGCGCAGGTGGGGCTCGCCGCGGTGGTAAGGACCGAGCGAGATGATGTTCGGCTCGTAGGCCTCGCTGTCGGCCCGGCGGATGACCTCCGGCACTCGGAAGATGGTCGGCTTCTCCGTCCGCCATGGCTTCAGCTCTTGCCCCTTCACGTCCTTCGCCATCACCGGCTCCGATCGTCCAAGCAAGCCTGCGATGGATCTCAGAAAGCGTGAATTCCAAAGATTCTCGCCAGAATAATAATTACAACCACTCAATCAGAGGATCAGGAGCAGTATGAATCGGCCACGTGGACAAGCCAATCCTCTTTCTTTGTCGCGTTCAGACTCGATCGAGGATTTATAGTTTTTCAGGagaccaaaaataatttttttttaaaaaaagactttTTCATTCCTGATCGAGTAAAAAAATCTTGGAGTCAGCCTTCAGTATTGCCGTCTGTTGATTGGTCGTATTAAAATGATTATCAGAAAAAGTAAGCAAATTTCACTTTGCCCGTGGCCGAGTGTTTACTTTTTAGTGCCTCAGTTGACTATTCACCGAGAGACAGTGACTTAAAAAAGGCTGTGGAAGTGGATGCAATGCATGGTGGATGCCAGTTCATGACACCGACACCGTCTGAAAATGGCCCAGACCGGACCGCTTTTATTGGTTGAACCGGCCATAATAAATTTGGATACTTGATGAACATAAAATAATTAATCATGTTATaataaatttagttaaaattaatttttgatcatTTTAAGTTGTttgactattttaaaaatatttacatttaaatttagtttaaaactatagcatattgattaatttattaaatagttattttttaatattaagtatttagattttataattcgattaattttaaaatagacgATTACATCATATATGCCTTGTTGGGACAGTGCATAGGATGTCACCAGATAACACCTTTTTTATATCTTTTCCACGTGTACTAATGCAATCATGTATAAATATAATTAATGGTCGAAGTAGGTAACCGTTACACCGAGCCCCCGGTCTTTGTAAACGTTTTTAATGGGTAAGGCGGCGAATTATATTTGCAAATAAAAACGAAGAAGTTGTTTTGAAAAAGAAAGATTAGCTGGACATTCAGGTTGGAGGGGTGGACCACAAATTTATGTAATAATGTAGTAGACATAAATATTTACCCATAATGTACCCAATTGATGATATAAACATTCATTTTATCTAAATTTTaagattagattcattatattaagattttaattaataaatttatttattttaaacatgttTTATTCATGGCTGTGTCCTGTGTAGGGTCTAAgcatagcaagaaagaaaattggaCCCGTTATTTCCGTAACGTATCCGGTCCAGACACATCCAATTTTTAGTGGTCTACATATGGTTCgaatcaaagaattcaaaataaaGCCGGTTTGGTCCCCTTCTCTGCTCCCCCCTTCCTGTTAAACGCATCTCCCAGGATCGAGAAACCCTTGAGCGCGCCTTCTACTTTCCTCGATTGCGATCCGTCAAGCCGGCACATGCTTCGTCCTAGTGGTCCCGAGCGGGAGCAGCAAAGAACTGCAAAAAAAACCTCATCCTCCTTATTGGATCGAAATAGATGAGAAAGGGGAGGTGAATTTCaggtgtttaaaaaaaattttattcttaAATCAAAGTAAAGTtacaatgaaaataaataaagacataatttaatttttacttggtttgtaatccaattattattattatgtctgTGATTCTTGATCGCTTTTGAATAGACaatcaataaaatttttatttttaaaaacttttagagAAAAAAACAAACTCACACAAGAAAGGATAGTAACAACACCATTATCTCCTTATAAAAATGCAAGTAATAAAAGAATTATACCGGCAAAAATAGTATGATGGAAAAATAAGCGTCAATTATCGAACAACCTCTTGACGTCGTAATCGCAGCACTTGCACAATCGGAGCAGCTGGAGATGAATGAGTTGAACAGATAATGAATTCAGAGCCTCAAACCTTGAGACTTTTTTTATAGATGGTTTTCAGTTAACTGAaccctatcagtcgactgattctTTTTCAGACGACTTGCTAATCCTCAGTTTCCTTCCTTATTTGTTCAGATCTAATATGATCGATCCCGCGAAATTTAGATTTTCGATCAACTAAACTGGTCCTAAGAGGTTTCCTTTCCAACAAAAATCCGATCATATCCGTATCATCTTTTCAAATGAGGTTTAGTCGACTAATCCCTTGACTGAACCAAGCTTTTCTTCTTTACAACGATTTGAATCTCCCTATGTTTATCCACTTGGATTGGTTGATTGATTCTCCTTATCAGTCGACTTATCCCCTTGGTCAATGAAAGTTTTGtttttctacaaaataaaattagcacaataatataataataatgatcatataaaatagagttagatatCCAATATTATGCATGAATGAGTTAGACGGTTAGAATTGTTTAATCTCGACTTGAAAACCTCCATTGATTTCTTCAATCGGATCATCGTTAAAGTTTGTCCAGACTAGGATACGATCTCATTATCTTTTCAAAAGAACCACTTTATTCTAGGAATTTACTTTC contains:
- the LOC121998516 gene encoding UPF0481 protein At3g47200-like; translation: MAKDVKGQELKPWRTEKPTIFRVPEVIRRADSEAYEPNIISLGPYHRGEPHLRAMDKLKPQYLRRFVARTTPKKTLEDCRSHVRAVERRARSAYSETVAMSSDEFVDMMLLDGCFVVELFLGLTERMEGKERLEMDDEEHDPIFSSAWAEYYLRLDMLLLENQLPLFLLRDFLSFVDPEKAAYSLKPLALNFFGGDFLPGRTRKLPDKMEVPDALRRSHHILHLLHACIQEAPDAISSDKSSHGKANLIKVGSESFRSIPAPYSLLASSFGRKSDKKINYDSVFTPLTPATVPCARELKNAGVQIVRKLDTDSFLDVTFANGRLEIPRIRAYNVSNTILRNLIAFEQLYPERGTHVTDFAYLMDCLIDTREDVALLREADILVSAMGSNKDVADLFNRLCKKVVVQPTKGHLRAVFEDVPKHCEKKYNKWRATLNHAYFGNPWAVISVVAAILLFVLTIVQTIYSVLSYYQPP